The DNA sequence AAACAAGTTTTGCCATTAGTGGTAAAGATGCCCTAGAGAGATTAACGGTTTTAACTCCTGATTTGATTTTGTTGGATTTAATGATGCCTGATTTAAATGGTTTGGAGGTTTGCCAACGGGTTAAGTCAAATCCTGATTATCGGGATATTCCTATTATATTTTTAACGGCTAGTCAGGAAGAGCATCATTTGATTGAGGCTTTTGAGTTGGGGGCGAATGATTATGTTACTAAGCCTTTTCGTAAGCCTGAGTTGTTACGTCGGGTGCATACTCAAATTACCATTAGAAAACAGCATCAAGAAATTTTGGCTCTTAAACAGCAGGTTGAGGATATGAAGTTGATGGTTTGTGCTTAATTGCCGTTGGAATTTAGGATAAGGTAATTTAGCGTTGGTGAATTAAGGTATGATTTTTAGTTTAGTTTGGCAATAGGGAATGGGCAATAGTAATAATAGTATAGTTTTAATACTATACACTTACTGTAATTCAATAATGTTTCATGCTCAAAATCAGCAATGCCGGTAATTTTAATTTGATAGTTAAGGTGAGC is a window from the Cyanobacterium stanieri LEGE 03274 genome containing:
- a CDS encoding response regulator; its protein translation is MDKSQNVNNEKSLILIVDDLKANLKLLTYILEAKGYQTSFAISGKDALERLTVLTPDLILLDLMMPDLNGLEVCQRVKSNPDYRDIPIIFLTASQEEHHLIEAFELGANDYVTKPFRKPELLRRVHTQITIRKQHQEILALKQQVEDMKLMVCA